Genomic segment of Benincasa hispida cultivar B227 chromosome 1, ASM972705v1, whole genome shotgun sequence:
TGTTGGAAtcgttttaaatgtttaaaattggactttaaattattaattatggaTCATGTGTAGATTGATATCTGTGTGTTAAGTTTGGAAGCAATTTTGTAATAAACCACTAATTGGGTAAGTTCTAGAGACAGTTAGGATaagttttatgtttaatttaagcTGAAAGTATTTaagttaatttcaatttatgtttagGGATAATTCAAGAATTTTACTCAAGATTAAAGGAGATGGTTGCAAACTATTTGAAAAATTTGAGGTATGTGATGTTATTATCCAACATCCTCGTGGCCTAGATTAATAATACTAAATCATATGATGGGATTAGAAGCATGATATGAAATATGGAGTATTTGCTATGATTCATGAAAGGAATGGATATTGTGAATAGTATGAGCATGTTTGATCTAAGAGATATGATGATTTACGATATGGGACTAATGATAATATGTATGTTGCGTGTTAGATAAGTAGTTATAATCTACCATCCTATCACTTCCATGTTATGTTATTATGAGGCAAGGAATTTCAATCACAtcttaaacacatattattataacttaAATTAAAATGGTCTACACCACGAATACATAATACTTTTATAATCTATACTACAATAATCATCGACTATATTAACCAACTTAATTCCCCAAAAGTCCCCTTAGTGATGGACATCAATTTATAATTGTAAAAGAAATCTACATgcaaaatttaaactaataatggtatgattggttttaatttttaagcgcttaattttgagaaaaaaaaatgtcattttgaaaaaaatttgagtgtttatgaataaaaaagaGTTTATGAAATAAGTTGGTAATTAGTATGAGAGAAACCCTTGAAATcaacttttagaaaaatgatttttgagtGTTTAATGTTTAATCTCTTCCTAATTTGTGCaatacataaaataactaaaactcTCTCACTAGTCCTCTACACCTCATTTTTAACATGATTATGGCCGGCCAACTTTGACGACGAACATCGACAACCACCACCGAGGACCACCTCTAACGACCATCACTACCAACTCTAGCGACCAACCATGTCCAACGACCAATTTTGGCGACCAAGTCCAACGATCCCCTCTGACAGCCAACTCTAACACCTTGTCTCGGAACGACCATCTCCAACGCCCAACTCTAGCAATTAATTTCATTGACCAATTGCTTCAATTATCTCTAGCGACTAATTCCTAACGATTAATTTTAATGTCCAATTAGATAATAATATGCTGAAAAAAACCTtgagaataaaaatatttttaaattattagtccatattatttaataattgttCTTGATAGTATCTTGATATTAATAAAAACTCTTCTATGATATAGAAAAccaaacaaatttgaatacgtTTGAGGGAGGGTGAGtaattaacatatttttattttaaataatatttatggaaagtgtttaaatgaaaatgaaaaaggaaattttttccTCCTAAATTCATTGTATATAGAATTATTGTTGAAATTTCCAACAAGCTCTAAACTCTCCTTCcttttgagaaaaaatattGGAGGAAGAACACAATATCATGTTTGTAGCCACCTCATAGGAGCATCTAATTCAACGGATGAGAAGAACTTCTCTCCAAAGCACCAAAACTTCATCACATTTACAAACATTTCAACATGGTACTCAGTAATCGATAAAAACTTGCTTCTTCAATCCATGTGTTTCTTCAGAACAATCAGACCAACCTCTCCAATACtcttctttcaatctctaaattttCTCACCAAAACAACATAAAAAACAGGGGTTGCTTTCTTCTTGCTCTGTTCTTCTATGCATCAATCTTCGAGAAACTGACTGTAAAACCAGAGGCAAGTGGCAAGGCATGAGTTCAAAATTCTATAAGAAAATAACCCCATTCAGAATGATTCAATTTTCCACAGCTTATATGTTTACTCAATTTGATCAGCTTCTTCATATCGTACACCTCGAAGATAATAAGCAATATGATCCCAACTCCAGATTCGAGATTCATCATAATTTCTTGTCTACTCTGTTGGGAAAGTAAGCAAAATTCTAAATTTCAACTCCATAACTCCGTAATTGAATTCTACTAAAAGTCTAATAATTTTATTCAAGCAAAAAGAAGGCTTCGAAATCCATGGTGTACAGTTATACACATGCCTTTTCTGGGTTTGCTGCAAAGCTCACAACTTCTCAACCCTATCAGCTTTCTGGTATTTATACATACAATTTTTTTCTGTTCTTCGGAAGTGGGTTTTGGTTTAGAACTCTGTTTTGATTTTGTGAAATGAACTCTTAGAAATGCTTGGTGTGGTTCGAGTTTTTCGAAATGTTCTTTACGAACTCCATAAAACTAGAAGCTGGGATTTTCTCGGCCTTTTGTTAGCAACTCtgcaaattattatttttagttggTCTAGTCAATTCTTAGTTTTTAGGAAATAGTTAAAGTTATTTTTAGCTGTAGTCAAAGTCTACGTTCGTATTCTTATGTAATTAGTGAGACTAGTTGCTAACATTGTGTAATCTATTTTTAGATTcaagatatgtatttatatgaaattttctAGCATGAAATACACACttcccatttttctcatttccCTTTCATTAGTTAGAACAACAGTGGTATTAGAGCCCTCGTGAAATATCTCCGAGAGAAACTGAGCGATACACCTGTGATTATTAGAGATGGAATTAGGATCAAACAGTCTTTCTTTGTTGGCTCCACCTGTATTTGATGGTGAAAACTACCAGACATGGGCTATCAGAATGCAAGCCTACATAGAGGGTTGTGATTATTGGGAAACAATTGAGCAACACTATGATATTGCTCCACTTTCTGATAACCCAACAATACATCAGATCAAGACTCAAGAGGAGAGGGTCACCAGGAAGGTAAAAGCTCGAGCTTGCTTATATGCAACTGTGTCTCCGCCCATATTCAACAGAATTATGCCTTGAAGTCGGTAAAGGAGATCTAGGAGTTCCTCAAAAGTGAGTATAAAGGTGATGAGAGGATTAAAGGAATGAGAGTGTTGAACTTGGTGCGAGAATTCGAGAGAATGCAAATGAAGAATTTTGAATCTATTAAAGAGTACTCATATAAGTTGATTGGGATTGCTAACAAGGCAAGAGCATTAGGAGTCAATTTATTTGACAATAGATTTTTTCAGAAGATTCTAGTTTCAGTACCTGATAAATATGAAGCAACCATTGTTTACTTAGAAAATACTAGAGACCTCTCAGAACTCAAGGTGATAGAAGTGGTTAGTGCTTTGCAAGCACAAGAGCAGAGGAGGTTGATGAGACAAGAAGGAAGCATTGAGGGGGCATTGAAAGTTAGAGTGCAGCAAGGAGAAGgtggaagagagaagaaggGAAGTGGCAGCAGTAGCTCAGAGTCTGTTGCAAAGGATGTTAGTAGTACATGCAAGCACTATGGGAAGCTGAATCATCCACATTTCAGATGCTAGAGAAGACCAGATGTGAAGTGTAGAAGATGTCATTTATTGGGGCACATTGAACGATTCtataaggaaacaaaaactcaaCAGCAAGGAGGAGCACATGTTGTAGTACAACAAGAAGATCAACTCTTTGTGGCTACTTGTTGGTTGATTGATAGTGGGTGTACCAATCACATGACAAGTGACAAAAAGTTGTTCAAGGACCTTGACAAGTCATTTAAGTCAAGGGTGAAGATAGGAAATGGTGAGTATCTAGAAGTAAAGGGGAAGTGCGCAGTGTCAATAGAGAGTTGTGCTGGAACCAAGTTGATTACTGAAGTGTTGTTTATCCCTGAAATTGAACAAAACTTGTTAAACATTGACCAATTAGTAGAGAAGGGATTCAAAGTGttgtttgaagaaggaaaatgccTCATTTTTTATTCTAATGGAAATGAGTTGTTCAAAATAAAGATGCAACACAAGAGCTTCTCGTTGGATCCACTCGAGAAGGAGCAAATAGCTTTCAAGTAAATGACACTGAGTTATGACACAAGAGGTTGGGACATTTTCATCAAAAAGGGTATGCACAAGTTTGGGGAATTGATTTTTCTGAGATTTTTGCACCAGTTGCCAGTATTGACACACTCAGGTTGCTACTAACAGTGTCAACCTAGTATGGATGGAAAGTATATCAGCTAGATGTGAAGTTAGCATTCCTAAATGGAGTGTTAGAAGAAGAGATCTATGTTGAGCAACCAAACAGATTCATCATACCAGGATAAGAGCAGAAGGTTTATTTGTTGAAGAAGACTCTCTATGGGTTGAAGCAAGCTCCTAGGGCATGGTACAGCAAAATGGATGATCACTTGCTGAACCTGGGTTTTGTATGAGtcgttttatttttagattcaagatatgtatttatattgacTTTTCTAGATTGAAACATACACACTtcctatttttttcatttcactCTCATTAGTTAGAACAACACCTTTCTCCTTCTTCATCTGTCTCAAAAAATCTTGTAGATGGGTAATTTTGGTGATGGAATAATCATTGGAGTGGTGGATACGGGTAAGattaaacttttgattttagtGGTGATTTAATATGGTATTCTAATAGCCGTTTCCGGGACAGGAATTTGGCCAGAATCGGAGGCGTTCAACGACGAAGGATTGGGGCCGGTGCCAGCTCGGTGGAAAGGCCAGTGCCAATCAGGGGAAAAATTCAATGCGACGAGAGATTGCAATAGAAAAATCATAGGAGCCAAATAGTACGTTGATGGGTTCATAGCCGAATTTGGGGAATTCAACAGATCTGCCGTGAAGGAATTCATGTCTCCAAGAGATTCAAATGGACATGGGACTCAAACGGCGAGCACCGCCGCCAGTTCGTTCATGAGAAATGTCAGCTACAGAGGCCTCGGGGGTGAGACTGCAAGGGGCAGAACACCAGCGGCGCGGTTGGCAGTATACAAGGCATGTTGGAGCTTGTCCGGTGGTGGTGGCCAGTGTGCGGCGGCGGACGTATTGAAGGCGGGGATTGAACGACGCCATACACGACGGCGTTGATGTATTGTCTCTGTGTTTAGGGAAGAGTGCTCCTCCGTTTCCGGAGGTTGATGACGAGAACGTAGTTGCGATTGGGTCGTTTCGGGCAAACTTGAGGAATATTTCGGTGGTCTGTTCTGCCGGTAACGACGGGCCTTCTGCAGAGACGGTGGTGAACACTTCACCTTGGATTTTGAATGTTGCTGCAAGTTCTATGGATAGAACTTTTTTGGGCTCTATTACTTTGGGAAACAACAACACTTTTTTGGTAAGAGATAGGCAAATGCTTCCAATTTAGAGTCCACTTGAAACTACTTTTTCTACCATGCTTGGAAGTGATTGTAGAATGAGCAAAATTACTTTTGGTTTTGATGgtagaaaattaaaaacaaacattaaaattattatatgaaaatcacacaaaaaagtacttcaaatatactttaaaagtatttttctgAAATAATTAGCAAGTCACTCTAAACAAGTTAACCGCAAATTTTCATCGAATCTTATTTTTATACCAAAGTGAAACCTTATTCACGAGAAAGGAGATTGGATATAGTGGCTTGGTACATCCAGGATCCAAGTTGAATCCCAATATTGCAGGGTTAGTTAACCTAAAAATCCTTTTTCCTCCACAATATGTAGAAAAGAACGTGTTAGAAGCAAGATCTTTACCCTATGTTGATATATCCATAAATTGGAAGGTTCAACATAGATATTAAGAATTAATCGATATCTCttatatatttatacatatacataaaacataaaaataattgaatctCATCTCTTAATAccaatatgaatatgaattctAATAACAAGATTGATAACTTAGTTTGAGATTAAAAACATGTAAGGTATTAACTTTTGGATACGAAGAAATATTAGTTGATCACgatattttatcgatatatcTATCATTGGTGTTGAAATATCTTGAATATGTTATTTGGCACTCCGAATGACCAAGCATGGGTTCAATACCCTCACAACCtaaattgtatatatattatatgttatttaCGATTTCAGACATAGAATTTAGAGGGGTGTCATATCTAAACCCTTCAATCTTATTGGTGCTTCTGtatctgtatttttttttattattctactcaaacaataaacttatcTCTCCTTCTATCTGTGGAGATAGCTAAAACATTGTTAATGAaccacataatttttttttcttttgcttgtCAATTTCGATTTTATCATTTGAATGTGGTTGAGAGTAACCCAAATGGGTGAATGACCCAATTTGCAAGCTATGTGATTCAATAACATTAGTGAACAGTAGTAATTGGATGGATGGAAAAGTAGTTCTCTGCTTTAGCACAGTGATGGGGATGAATCCAATAGCCATAACAAAAGCTGTGGAGGCTGTGAAAGCAGGAAATGGCTTGGAACTGATTGTGGCTAGAGGTTCGCCCCGATTTGTACAAAAAAAACAGGAGGCCCAAAAggagtaaattttttttttgttattgaaatttgactaaCAAGTCAAGCGTTAACTTAAAAAAGACGAGTCAAACCGAGTATAACTCAATTGGTATATCAGTGAGTAAGTAACTATGAGATGTGTGGTTCGAATATCCCTACTTCtagttgtactaaaaaagaaaagagttatgAACGTacaaacacaattttcaaaaacaaaatagttatccgATGGTCAGTAGGATTTAAATGCaaagtatattaattattttcacTTGCAACATCGAGCAGACATCCTTCTGGAGTTCCAATTCTGGCTGAGGGATCTCCAAATAAACTTGGCAATCCATTCGATTATGGAGGAGGAATTTTGAACCCAAATGCAGCTGCAAACCCAGGACTCATTTACGACAGGTCGACTTCCGATTACATATCTTACTTCTGCTCAATGCGCTACAAAAACTCTGCCATTTCTCTTCTAACAGACCAAAAAACAGAGTGCCCAACAAAACCCCAAATTTCTTTGTTGGATCTTAATCTACCTTCCATAACAGTTCCAGCACTTACAAACTCAACCACTGTGACAAGAACAGTCACTAAGGTTGGAAATTTGACATCCGTGATTCACCCTCCAATGGGGACCGGTGTGACTGTGGAGCTTCTTGTCTTGTTCTTCAATGCTAGTGTCACGAAGATGTCTTTCAAGGTTTGTGATTTCAACCCCTTTTGAGATGGATTATGGCTTTTCTTTTGGAAGTATCATTTGGAGTGATGGAGTGCATCTTGTTAACACTCCATTGTCAGTTAGAATTCAATTTCTACTTTCTTCTACATAGCCCATTGATGGCTCTTGTGATTGCATTTGTATTAGAGCTTTAAATCAGCCCAATCACTATAAATCTCTGTGTTCTTTAGTTTGTCATTAGTCATGGTTAGTTTATGTCTGTCATTGATTTAAACATTACTGTTGTAATATATTAAAGACATGTTTGACTTTGACTTTTGTTAAAGAGTATTCAATTATATGTGTGTGTTATACCATCACAGTATTGATCTTACATGTTGACTGGGTGGTACATTTTATTCGAATATCTTGAATCAGTTATCTAATGTTTTGAATGATCATATCTTGCAAATTGATTTAGtggtacatttttttaaatatttttctctaatgatAAACTAATCTCTCCTCTACCTGTAAATGTAGCTAATACATTATTAGTGAACTGCGTAAATC
This window contains:
- the LOC120078148 gene encoding LOW QUALITY PROTEIN: subtilisin-like protease SBT3.10 (The sequence of the model RefSeq protein was modified relative to this genomic sequence to represent the inferred CDS: deleted 2 bases in 2 codons; substituted 1 base at 1 genomic stop codon) is translated as MDYYKLNAATMNDHFSALYRPDAEDQEKTTFTCPYGTFIFRYMPFDLYNAPVVLQQCEKRNLVLNWEMCHFMVTEGIVLGHKISKSGLEFDLVKIDVIAKLPIPANVKALRSFLGTQNFIKDYQRDNSRILLKIKGDGCKLFEKFENNQTNLSNTLLSISKFSHQNNIKNRGCFLLALFFYASIFEKLTVKPEASGKLLHIVHLEDNKQYDPNSRFEIHHNFLSTLLGNKKKASKSMVYSYTHAFSGFAAKLTTSQPYQLSEMLGVVRVFRNVLYELHKTRSWDFLGLFLSLLAPPVFDGENYQTWAIRMQAYIEGCDYWETIEQHYDIAPLSDNPTIHQIKTQEERVTRKEFLKSEYKGDERIKGMRVLNLVREFERMQMKNFESIKEYSYKLIGIANKARALGVNLFDNRFFQKILVSVPDKYEATIVYLENTRDLSELKVIEVVSALQAQEQRRLMRQEGSIEGALKVRVQQGEGGREKKGSGSSSSESVAKDQGGAHVVVQQEDQLFVATCWLIDSGCTNHMTSDKKLFKDLDKSFKSRVKIGNGEYLEVKGKCAVSIESCAGTKLITEVLFIPEIEQNLLNIDQLVEKGFKMGNFGDGIIIGVVDTGIWPESEAFNDEGLGPVPARWKGQCQSGEKFNATRDCNRKIIGAKXYVDGFIAEFGEFNRSAVKEFMSPRDSNGHGTQTASTAASSFMRNVSYRGLGGETARGRTPAARLAVYKACWSLSGGGGQCAAADVLKAGLNDAIHDGVDVLSLCLGKSAPPFPEVDDENVVAIGSFRANLRNISVVCSAGNDGPSAETVVNTSPWILNVAASSMDRTFLGSITLGNNNTFLLTANFHRILFLYQSETLFTRKEIGYSGLVHPGSKLNPNIAGLLCDSITLVNSSNWMDGKVVLCFSTVMGMNPIAITKAVEAVKAGNGLELIVARVSLATSSRHPSGVPILAEGSPNKLGNPFDYGGGILNPNAAANPGLIYDRSTSDYISYFCSMRYKNSAISLLTDQKTECPTKPQISLLDLNLPSITVPALTNSTTVTRTVTKVGNLTSVIHPPMGTGVTVELLVLFFNASVTKMSFKVVISTPFEMDYGFSFGSIIWSDGVHLVNTPLSVRIQFLLSST